From Camelina sativa cultivar DH55 chromosome 20, Cs, whole genome shotgun sequence, the proteins below share one genomic window:
- the LOC109131299 gene encoding uncharacterized protein LOC109131299 → MSKQSLKRLQFRRWGKRIGSSTTASGAVGNAEERTIVAFAFSCCSKPSVLVKQFVWKLKSRLRWSRKSDHNNNIQCSYDLRSYHLNFDDGWSRRR, encoded by the coding sequence ATGAGCAAACAGAGTTTGAAGAGACTTCAGTTCCGGAGATGGGGAAAGCGAATCGGGAGCTCGACGACAGCTTCGGGAGCGGTAGGAAACGCAGAGGAAAGAACGATTGTGGCGTTTGCGTTCTCGTGTTGTAGTAAACCGAGTGTTCTCGTGAAACAGTTTGTTTGGAAGCTTAAATCGCGTTTGCGGTGGTCGCGGAAGAGTGATCATAACAATAACATTCAGTGTAGTTATGACCTCCGGAGTTATCATCTGAACTTTGACGATGGTTGGTCTCGCCGTCGGtga